A window of Paraburkholderia megapolitana genomic DNA:
TCGCGCGGGCACAGCCGCCGACATCACTGGATGGCGCGACCTGAAACGACGGGCCGTCTCAAAAAATAAGTTGTCCGTAGAGTTTGGAGATAGCAATGAAAAAGCAGGTTATCGCGCTGGCGGCATCCGCCGCTTTTGCCGCGCCCGTTTTCGCACAGAGCAGCGTCACGCTGTTTGGGTTGATCGATGAGGGCTTCGTCTACACGAACAACACAAACACCAAGGGCCAGGCGTCCTATCAGATGCAGAGCGGCTACGCACAGGGTAGCCGTTGGGGGCTGAGGGGTAGCGAAGATCTCGGCGGCGGCCTGAAGGCGGTCTTTACGCTCGAGAACGGGTTCGAATTGAACACCGGCAAGCTGATGCAGGGTGGCCGGATGTTTGGGCGGCAGGCGTTCATTGGCCTCGCGGACGATCGGTACGGTACCGTCATGCTCGGCCGTCAGTACGATTCGCTCGTCGACTATCTCGCGCAAATGACGGCGAACGGCAACTGGGGCGGTTTCCTGCTGTCGCATCCGCTCGATAACGACAACACCGACAACTCGTTTCGTGTGAACAACACGGTGAAGTACGCGAGTCAGAATATTTCCGGCTTGCAGTTCGGCGGTACGTACAGCTTCAGCAACGGCACGAACTTCGCGAACAATCGCCAGTACAGCATCGGCACGCAATATACGCGCGGACCGCTGCTGCTCGCGGCGGCCTATCTGCAAGCGAACAATCCGGGTGTGGGCAGCGATGGTGCGATCGCGGCCAACGATGCGAACTTCACGTCTGACCTTCTGCGTGTTTTTGGCGGCGGCGCCAAGTACACGTTTGGCTCGGCGACGGTTGGCCTGGTCTACACCAACACGAACGTAAAGAATCCGGCGGGCACGGTTTACCTGACCGATGCATCGGGTAACTTCTTGCCGCTGGTCGGCGCGGGCGGCACGCTGAGTGCACTGAAATTCCAGAACTTCGAAGTGAACGGCAAGTATCAGGTCACGCCGACGTTCTTCGTTGGTGCGCAGTATGTCTATACGCTCGTGAATTACGAGGCATCGACGGGCAACCTTAAACCGAAGTTCCACACGCTTGGCCTGATGGCGGACTACAACCTGTCGAAGCGCACCGATTTCTACGTGCAGAGCGCGTATCAGAAGGTTGGCGGCGACAAGACCGGGACTGTGTTGGACAACGCCTATATTCCGGGCGCGGGTGGGGTTTCGTCGGCGGCGAACCAGTTCGCGGTGCGCGCGGGGATCCGGCATAAGTTTTGAGGTTCAGGCGGGATGGCGCGGCGCTGTGGCGCCGCGTCAAGTTTGACCCGGCGACCTGATCCGGCGAGCCGGGTTTTCTTATACGCGCGCAGCACGCGCTTTTCTCGGCCGCACCGCGCGCGCAGTATCAGGTTCCCCAAGCAACTTCGCGACCCAATCGACGAAAATCCGCACCCGCGGCGCAAGATGCTTCCCATGCGGAAACACCACCGAAAGCGGTAACGGCGGTGCTTTCCATTGCGGCAGCACCTCGATCAGTTCGCCGCTTTGCAGCAGCGTTTCCATTCCGGCACGCGGTGCCTGAATCAACCCGAGGCCAGCCACGCAGCAAGCCAGATAAGCATGCGCGCTGTTGACCGAAACCGCGCTGCGCATTGCAAGGCTGCGTGCCTGCCCGTCTTCCTCATACTCCCAGACAAGATCCCGGCCGGTGCGGCTCGAAAAGAAGCCGACCGCCTGATGATCGGCGAGATCGTCGGGTGTACGCGGCAAACCGTAGCGTTCGATATAGCCGCGCGACGCGCAGTTGATCTGCTCGAACGCACCGAGTCGGCGCGCGACGAGTGTCGTGTCGCGCAGTTCGCCCACCCGCACTGCACAGTCGACGCCATCCGCAATCAGATCGATCATGCGGTCCGTTGCGCTGAGTACGACGTGAATATCCGGGTATCGCGCCAGGAAGTCGGGTAGAGCGGGAATCACGGTTTGCAACGCAAGCCGCTCGGGCAGATCGACGCGTACCGAGCCGCGTGGACTGGCGGCCGCATCGGCGAACAGCGACTCGGCGTCGTCGAGATCGGCGAGTACCTGGATGCAGCGCGAGTGATAGGCCGCGCCTTCGGGTGTTAGCGCGACGCGTCGCGTCGTACGGTGTAGTAGCCGCACGCGCAGATGCGCCTCCAGATACTGGATCGCGTTGCTGACTGTCGGTCGCGGCAACTGCAACTGTTCCGCGGCTTTCGAGAAACTGCCGAGCTGCGCGACTCGCGCGAAGACTCGCATCGCCTGCAGGTGATCCATGAGCATGACTCCATGAGCTCGGGTGGGCGGGGCAAGAGCATAACGGACGTAGTGGACCTGAAGCACCGCGACTGTTAACGCCCGTCGAACAGACTGATCGAACACCGCGCATTTATCGATTGACGCCGCGTACGCAGAATAGCGTTCATGCACATGGGCCGTTCCGCGCGAACCGCATTATCGGTCCGGATGTGCGCCCGTTCGAAAACATTCTGGAGCTAACACCATGAACACCCGTCAACTCGGCCGCCAGGGTCCGCACGTTTCAGCCATCGGTCTCGGCTGCATGGGCATGTCCGATTTCTACGGTCCCGCCGATCGCGAAGAAAGCATCGCAACGATACACGCCGCGCTCGATGCCGGCATTACCTTGCTCGATACCGGCGATTTCTACGGCATGGGCGACAACGAAATGCTGATTCGCGATGCGTTGCGGGGGCGGCAGCGCGAGAACGTGCAGGTTAGCGTGAAGTTCGGCGCGCTGCGCGATCCGTCCAACGGATGGGCCGGCAACGACACGCGACCGGTAGCGATTCGCAACTTCCTCGCTTACACGCTGCGCCGTCTCGGCACCGATTACGTCGATGTCTATCGGCCGGCGCGGCTCGATCCGTCGGTGCCGATCGAGGACACTGTCGGCGCTATCGCCGATCTGGTCAAAGAGGGCTACGTGCGGCAGATCGGTCTGTCGGAAGTCGGGGCGGCGACGCTGCGGCGTGCCCAGGCCGTCGCACCGATCGGCGATCTGCAGATCGAATACTCGTTGATGTCGCGCGGCATCGAAGCGGACATCCTGCCGACCTGCCGCGAACTCGGCATTGGTGTGACGGCTTACGGTGTGCTGTCGCGTGGGCTGCTCGGCGGACAGTGGTCGAAGGCTCGTGGAGAGCAGCGCGATTTCCGTAGCGTGAGCCCGCGTTTTCAGGGCGAAAATCTCGACCGCAATCTCGCGCTGGTGGAGACGTTGCGCGCTATCGCGGAAACGCGCCAAAGCAATCCGGCGCAACTTGCGATCGCGTGGGCGCTGTCGCGCGGCGACGATATCGTGCCGCTGGTCGGTGCGCGCCGCCGGACCCAGTTGACCGATGCGCTTGCCGCCGCGAACCTGCAACTCGATGCGCAAGAGCTGGCGCGGATCGAAGCAGCCATTCCGCCGCAAGCAGTGGCCGGCGCGCGCTATAACGAAGTGCATCTGTCGCACCTGGATAGCGAGGGCAGTGCGCATTGAATGTACATCGGATAGGGATCGATCTGGCCGCCGCGTGGTCGTACTACCCGCATCACCGTACTATCGGCATGCAGATCCGCTGCGTTCCTTTCCCCGGAGAACGAAGTTCATGACCAATCGCGCGAACCAGATCCTTCCGCATCATCGCTTTGCCCCGTCGCTTGCTGCACCGCTCGCGTGTATTCAAGGCACTATCAGTCGCGTGTTCGCGAGCCCCGAGAATCACCATGGCGCGAACCATCAGCAGTTCATCGTAACGATCGACAAGGTGGTGAAGTTCGACGGCGGTACCCAGAATCTCGTCGGCACCGAAGTCTTCCTCGCGGTGCGTTTCGGCGACAGCGAAGGGCTGGCTCATGAAATTCCTGGCCTGCAGGCAGGCCAGCCCATCGAGGCGCAGGGCGAGTACATCGCCGAAGCCAGCGCCTATCCCACCGAAGACAACGACAACCCCGTGCTGGCCGTGCTGCACTTCACGCATCATCCGGTGGGTTATGTGCTGTATCAGGGGCAGTACTACAGCTGACCTGTTTCGTACGCTTTCTCCCTCATTTAGTCCGCTCGCCGGGCCGTCGTCAGGAAACTGGCGATGTGCCCGCGTCCACGTCCGCACTGAGCGCGAGACCTAAACATTTCATTTGTATCAGTTTGTGTTTCCGGCGCAGATTTTTGTGACGCGCATTTTACAATGGCGCCCTGAAGGTTGAATGCCAGTCCGACCCCGTTTAGAGACGAACGAGGGGCTTTGTGCGCTTTTGCGTGCTGAAGCCGGCTGGATGCATGATCGGGACCGGTTGCGACAGTCGCGTGGTAGCGCGTCTGTCGGAAGCATCGGTCCCGGCAAATCGAGCAGGAGTCGAACATGTTGGGAAGTCGTTTCGACATCACGAAGATCGGTCTCGTGAGCCTTGGGCTCGCGATCGTAGTGAGTGGGTGTACGAACGTTGCACAGCAGAACCCGCAGACCATCGGCGCAGCGCCTGTCGCGTCGGCGTCTACGGCAGTTGCGTCCGGCACCGAGGTGCCGACGGGGGCGGCCAGCCAGCCGGCAGCTACGCCGGCGCCGGCGCAGTTCTACGAGGTCCAGCGCGGCGATACGTTGAGCCGCATTGCGCAGGATCACAATTGCAGCGTGGCCGATCTGCAGACGTGGAACGGCCTGAAGCGCGCGGGTCGTCTGAAGGCCGGGCAGACCTTGCGTCTTTCGCCGCCCGATGCGGGGAGCACCGATGCTTCTTCGCAAACGGCGAAGCCTGTGAACGCGTCGAGCGCCTCGAATGCGGCAGCCGCAAGTGCGTCGAGCACATCGAGCGCCTCGAGCGCCAATGCAACGGATGCGACGACGGATACCTCCGCCGCCCCCGATCCCGCAGTCAAACGTCAGGTGATGGCACAGACTGCCCGTCACGCGAGCCGTGTCGCATTGGCATGGCCTGCGCAGGGCAAGGTCGTCGAGTCGTTCCAGCCTGGTGAAACGCGTGGCATCGAGATCAGCGGCAAGCCGGGCGATCCAATACGTGCGGCCGCGAGCGGCAAGGTCATGTATGCCGGCACCGGGCTCAACGAATACGGCAGCCTGATCATCGTCCAGCACAACAAGGATTTTCTGACGGCTTACTCGCACAACCGCAAGCTGCTCGTGAAGACCGGCGATTTCGTGCAGCAAGGGCAGCAGATCGCGGAGATGGGCGACGAAAACAATTCGCGTGTTGCGTTGTTGTTCGAAGTGCGGCGCGACGGCAAGCCGGTCGATCCGATGCCGTATCTGCCGGGTAAGCAAGGTTGAGTTTGTTCGCGTGAAATGAAGCAACGCTGGCTTCCGTGCAAACTGCCGGCGTCTTCACTCGATTTCAGCTTCACATAAAGCACTAGCCCCGGCGTTTGAGTCGCCGGGGCTAGTGCTTTGTCGCGTGCGTGGATCTTAAAACGTATCGCCGGGAACCCGCACCCAGCCTTCCATCAACACGCGCGCACTGCGGCTCATGATGGCTTTCTTCACGACCCATTCGCCGTCTACCTGGCTGGCCTCGGCACCGACGCGCAGCGTGCCCGACGGATGACCAAAGCGCACCGCCTGGCGTTCGCCGCCACCAGCGGCGAGATTCACGAGCGTGCCCGGAATCGCGGCCGCGGTGCCGATGGCGACGGCAGCGGTGCCCATCATCGCGTGATGCAGCTTGCCCATCGACATCGCGCGCACCAGCAAATCGACATCCGTAGCAGCAACCTGTTTGCCGCTGGAGGCCACATACCCGGCAGGTCGCGCGACGAACGCGACTTTCGGCGTGTGCTGCCGCGTCGCGATTTCATCGATATGCTTGATCAGCCCCATGCGCACCGCACCGTGCGCGCGGATCGTCTCGAACTTCGCCAGCGCCTTGTCGTCGCTATTGATCGCGTCCTGCAACTCGGTGCCCTTATAACCAATCGCCTCAGCGTCGACGAAAATCGTCGGAATGCCCGCGTTGATCATGGTGGCCTTCAACGTGCCGACGCCCGGCACATCGAGATCGTCGATCAGATTGCCGGTAGGGAACATCGCACCGCCCACGCCTTCTTCTTCGGCGGCGGGATCGAGGAACTCGAGTTGTACTTCGGCGGCGGTGAAGGTCACACCGTCCAGTTCGAAGCTGCCGGTTTCCTGCACCGCGCCATCGGTGATGGGCACGTGACCGATGATGGTCTTGCCGATATTCGCTTGCCAGATCCTCACGACGGCCACACCGTTGTGCGGAATACGGCCCGGATCGACGAGCCCGGCGCTGATGGCAAACGGCCCCACCGCGGCTGACAGATTGCCGCAATTGCCGCTCCAGTCCACAAACGCCTTATCGATGGATACCTGGCCGAACAGATAGTCGACGTCGTGATCGGGCTTGCTGCTCTTCGAGATGATGACGGTCTTGCTCGTGCTCGACGTCGCCCCCCCCATGCCGTCGATCTGTTTGCCGTACGGGTCCGGACTACCGATCACCCGCAGTAGCAAGGCATCGCGAGCCGCGCCGGGTACCTGCGCGGCTTCGGGCAAATCCTGCAGACGGAAGAACACGCCTTTGCTGGTGCCGCCACGCATGTAGGTGGCGGGAATCTTGATCTGCGGTACGTGTGCCATGGCGTAGTTTTGTCCTGTTAAGACGCGGGCGGACCATCACTGCATCGCCCGCGTATCAAGCTCGGCGCACAACACAACACTGCTGTGCGTCGTTGTTTCTGTCCATCAAGCCGCTGCTTTCGACGACTCAAGAAAGTCCTGCGCAAAGCGCTGCAGCACGCCGCCTGCTTCGTAGATCGACACTTCTTCCGCGGTGTCGAGACGGCAGGTTACCGGCACTTCGACGCGCTCGCCGTTCTTGCGGTGGATAACAAGCGTGAGGTCGGTGCGCGGTTTGCGCTCGCCGGTCACATCGAAGGTTTCGGTGCCGTCGATGCCGAGCGTCAGACGGTTCACGCCCGGTTTGAACTCGAGCGGCAATACACCCATCCCCACCAGATTGGTCCGGTGAATGCGTTCGAACCCTTCGGCGACGATCGCTTCGGCACCGGCGAGACGTACGCCTTTAGCGGCCCAGTCGCGCGACGAGCCCTGGCCGTAGTCGGCCCCGGCAATCACGATCAGCGGCTGCTTGCGTTCCATGTAGGTTTCGATCGCTTCCCACATGCGCGTGACCTTGCCTTCAGGTTCGATGCGGGCAAGCGAACCGGCTTTCACCTTGCCGTCTTCGAGCACCATCTCGTTCTTCAACGTGGGGTTGGCGAAGGTGGCGCGCTGCGCGGTCAGGTGATCGCCGCGGTGGGTTGCATACGAGTTGAAATCCTCTTCGGGCAAGCCCATTTTCGCCAGATACTCGCCCGATGCGCTGTCGGGCAGGATCGCGTTGGACGGCGACAGGTGGTCGGTGGTGATGTTGTCCCCGAGTACGGCGAGCGCACGCATGCCCGCGAGCGTGCGCTCGCTGGCCAGCGCGCCTTCCCAATACGGCGGGCGGCGGATGTAAGTACTCATCGGGCGCCAGTCGTACAGCGGATCGGCGCGCTCGCCGGTGTCGGCGGTGACGGCAAACATCGGCTCGTACACCTTGCGGAACTGTTCCGGCTTCACGCTCGAAGCAACGATCGTGTCGATCTCTTCGTCGGATGGCCAGATGTCCTTGAGCATCACCGGATTGCCGGCGGCGTCGGTGCCGAGCACATCCTTCTCGATGTCGAAGCGGATCGTGCCGGCAATCGCATACGCGACCACCAGCGGCGGCGAGGCGAGGAAAGCCTGCTTCGCATACGGATGAATCCGGCCGTCGAAGTTGCGGTTGCCGGACAGTACCGCGGTCGCATACAGATCGCGCTCGACGATTTCCTTCTGGATCACCGGGTCCAGCGCACCGGACATGCCGTTGCACGACGTGCACGCATAAGCGACCACGCCGAAGCCGAGCTGCTCCAGTTCCGGCAGCAGCTTCGCTTCTTCCAGGTAAAGCGTGACCGCTTTCGAGCCCGGCGCCAGCGAACTCTTGACCCACGGCTTGCGCGTCAGGCCATGTCGATTGGCATTGCGCGCGAGCAGCGCCGCAGCAATCATGTTGCGCGGATTGTTGGTGTTCGTGCAGCTCGTGATCGCGGCAATGATCACGGCGCCGTCGGGCATCAGCCCCGGCTCGTTCTCGATCTTGCCGCTGATCCCGCGCGCGGCCAGCTCCGACACCGGCAACCGGCGATGCGGATTCGACGGACCGGCGAGCGTACGAACCACAGTCGAGAGATCGAACTTCAGCACGCGCTCGTATTGCGCAGTCTTCAGGCTGTCGGCCCACAGACCGGTTTCCTTCGCGTACGTTTCGACGAGTTTGACGAGTTCGTCGTCGCGGCCCGTGAGCTTGAGGTACTTGATAGTCTGCTCGTCGATGTAGAACATCGCGGCCGTCGCACCGAATTCAGGTGCCATGTTGGCGATCGTGGCGCGGTCGCCGAGCGTGAGGTTCGCGGTGCCTTCGCCATAAAACTCGAGATACGCGCCAACCACTTTTTCTTTGCGCAGGAATTCGGTCAGCGACAACACGGTGTCGGTCGCCGTGATCCCCGGGCCAGGTTTGCCGGTGAGTTCCACGCCAACGATATCCGGCAGCCGCATATACGAGGCACGCCCCAGCATCACGCTTTCGGCTTCGAGCCCGCCCACACCGATGGCGATCACGCCGAGCGCATCGACCATCGGCGTATGCGAATCGGTGCCGACCAGCGTATCGGGAAACGCGACACCGTCTTTCACCTGCACGACCGGGCTCATCCGCTCTAGGTTGATCTGGTGCAGGATGCCGTTGCCGGGCGGAATCACGTCGACGTTCTTGAACGCCTTCTTGGTCCAGTTGATGAAGTCGAAGCGGTCTTCGTTGCGCCGGTCTTCGATGGCGCGGTTCTTGTCGAACGCGTCGGGATCGAAGCCACCACATTCCACCGCAAGCGAATGGTCCACCACCAGTTGTGTCGGCACGACCGGGTTGACCCGCGCCGGATCGCCGCCTTGTGCGGCGATCGCATCGCGCAGACCGGCGAGGTCGACGAGCGCGGTCTGGCCGAGAATGTCGTG
This region includes:
- a CDS encoding porin gives rise to the protein MKKQVIALAASAAFAAPVFAQSSVTLFGLIDEGFVYTNNTNTKGQASYQMQSGYAQGSRWGLRGSEDLGGGLKAVFTLENGFELNTGKLMQGGRMFGRQAFIGLADDRYGTVMLGRQYDSLVDYLAQMTANGNWGGFLLSHPLDNDNTDNSFRVNNTVKYASQNISGLQFGGTYSFSNGTNFANNRQYSIGTQYTRGPLLLAAAYLQANNPGVGSDGAIAANDANFTSDLLRVFGGGAKYTFGSATVGLVYTNTNVKNPAGTVYLTDASGNFLPLVGAGGTLSALKFQNFEVNGKYQVTPTFFVGAQYVYTLVNYEASTGNLKPKFHTLGLMADYNLSKRTDFYVQSAYQKVGGDKTGTVLDNAYIPGAGGVSSAANQFAVRAGIRHKF
- a CDS encoding LysR family transcriptional regulator, encoding MDHLQAMRVFARVAQLGSFSKAAEQLQLPRPTVSNAIQYLEAHLRVRLLHRTTRRVALTPEGAAYHSRCIQVLADLDDAESLFADAAASPRGSVRVDLPERLALQTVIPALPDFLARYPDIHVVLSATDRMIDLIADGVDCAVRVGELRDTTLVARRLGAFEQINCASRGYIERYGLPRTPDDLADHQAVGFFSSRTGRDLVWEYEEDGQARSLAMRSAVSVNSAHAYLACCVAGLGLIQAPRAGMETLLQSGELIEVLPQWKAPPLPLSVVFPHGKHLAPRVRIFVDWVAKLLGEPDTARAVRPRKARAARV
- a CDS encoding aldo/keto reductase translates to MNTRQLGRQGPHVSAIGLGCMGMSDFYGPADREESIATIHAALDAGITLLDTGDFYGMGDNEMLIRDALRGRQRENVQVSVKFGALRDPSNGWAGNDTRPVAIRNFLAYTLRRLGTDYVDVYRPARLDPSVPIEDTVGAIADLVKEGYVRQIGLSEVGAATLRRAQAVAPIGDLQIEYSLMSRGIEADILPTCRELGIGVTAYGVLSRGLLGGQWSKARGEQRDFRSVSPRFQGENLDRNLALVETLRAIAETRQSNPAQLAIAWALSRGDDIVPLVGARRRTQLTDALAAANLQLDAQELARIEAAIPPQAVAGARYNEVHLSHLDSEGSAH
- a CDS encoding peptidoglycan DD-metalloendopeptidase family protein is translated as MLGSRFDITKIGLVSLGLAIVVSGCTNVAQQNPQTIGAAPVASASTAVASGTEVPTGAASQPAATPAPAQFYEVQRGDTLSRIAQDHNCSVADLQTWNGLKRAGRLKAGQTLRLSPPDAGSTDASSQTAKPVNASSASNAAAASASSTSSASSANATDATTDTSAAPDPAVKRQVMAQTARHASRVALAWPAQGKVVESFQPGETRGIEISGKPGDPIRAAASGKVMYAGTGLNEYGSLIIVQHNKDFLTAYSHNRKLLVKTGDFVQQGQQIAEMGDENNSRVALLFEVRRDGKPVDPMPYLPGKQG
- the prpF gene encoding 2-methylaconitate cis-trans isomerase PrpF — encoded protein: MAHVPQIKIPATYMRGGTSKGVFFRLQDLPEAAQVPGAARDALLLRVIGSPDPYGKQIDGMGGATSSTSKTVIISKSSKPDHDVDYLFGQVSIDKAFVDWSGNCGNLSAAVGPFAISAGLVDPGRIPHNGVAVVRIWQANIGKTIIGHVPITDGAVQETGSFELDGVTFTAAEVQLEFLDPAAEEEGVGGAMFPTGNLIDDLDVPGVGTLKATMINAGIPTIFVDAEAIGYKGTELQDAINSDDKALAKFETIRAHGAVRMGLIKHIDEIATRQHTPKVAFVARPAGYVASSGKQVAATDVDLLVRAMSMGKLHHAMMGTAAVAIGTAAAIPGTLVNLAAGGGERQAVRFGHPSGTLRVGAEASQVDGEWVVKKAIMSRSARVLMEGWVRVPGDTF
- the acnD gene encoding Fe/S-dependent 2-methylisocitrate dehydratase AcnD, yielding MNTANRKPLPGAKLDFFDTRAAVEALQPGAYDTLPYTSRVLAENLVRRCDPASLDASLRQIIERKRDLDFPWFPARVVCHDILGQTALVDLAGLRDAIAAQGGDPARVNPVVPTQLVVDHSLAVECGGFDPDAFDKNRAIEDRRNEDRFDFINWTKKAFKNVDVIPPGNGILHQINLERMSPVVQVKDGVAFPDTLVGTDSHTPMVDALGVIAIGVGGLEAESVMLGRASYMRLPDIVGVELTGKPGPGITATDTVLSLTEFLRKEKVVGAYLEFYGEGTANLTLGDRATIANMAPEFGATAAMFYIDEQTIKYLKLTGRDDELVKLVETYAKETGLWADSLKTAQYERVLKFDLSTVVRTLAGPSNPHRRLPVSELAARGISGKIENEPGLMPDGAVIIAAITSCTNTNNPRNMIAAALLARNANRHGLTRKPWVKSSLAPGSKAVTLYLEEAKLLPELEQLGFGVVAYACTSCNGMSGALDPVIQKEIVERDLYATAVLSGNRNFDGRIHPYAKQAFLASPPLVVAYAIAGTIRFDIEKDVLGTDAAGNPVMLKDIWPSDEEIDTIVASSVKPEQFRKVYEPMFAVTADTGERADPLYDWRPMSTYIRRPPYWEGALASERTLAGMRALAVLGDNITTDHLSPSNAILPDSASGEYLAKMGLPEEDFNSYATHRGDHLTAQRATFANPTLKNEMVLEDGKVKAGSLARIEPEGKVTRMWEAIETYMERKQPLIVIAGADYGQGSSRDWAAKGVRLAGAEAIVAEGFERIHRTNLVGMGVLPLEFKPGVNRLTLGIDGTETFDVTGERKPRTDLTLVIHRKNGERVEVPVTCRLDTAEEVSIYEAGGVLQRFAQDFLESSKAAA